Proteins encoded within one genomic window of Theobroma cacao cultivar B97-61/B2 chromosome 7, Criollo_cocoa_genome_V2, whole genome shotgun sequence:
- the LOC18593712 gene encoding G-type lectin S-receptor-like serine/threonine-protein kinase At4g27290 isoform X1, translated as MDVLWAFFIINTIVLVFFSGFSHGVDMLTSSQSLTDGGNLVSKEGKFQLGFFSPGSSKNRYLGIWYKNIPGQTVVWVANRRNPVNDGSGLLKINSTGNLVLLSQRKGVVWSSNSTKEARNPVVQLLDSGNLVLREAEQDGNSESYLWQSFDYPADTLLPEMKLGWDLRTGLDRRLSAWTSSDDPSPGDFTTGIALYNYPDPYGWKGSNKYFRAGPWNGLRYSGARKLRPSPNFQHNFQLVFQFNFVWNEEEVYNMFYLKNKSVIARYTLNQTNYQGQHYIWNEENSTWLLYLFTPRDFCDYYGHCGAYGSCDNSESPPCQCLKGFKPKSPLYWDSLDLTQGCERNKPLNCVKGDGFIKFGGLKLPDTTNSWVNKSMNLKECRAKCLQNCSCMAYTNTDIRGGGSGCAIWFGDLIDITQLKSGGQDLYIRMSASETGAEGETKIKIAVAIVIFIVICLLLVSYYLWRRHARVKGGKENHGVNDRSNEGAEKDSELQLFNLALIAKATNDFSTGNKLGEGGFGPVYRGTLEDGQEIAVKRLSRSSGQGSNEFKNEVALIAKLQHRNLVKLLGCCMQGEERMLVYEYMPNKSLDFFIFDKTRSKLLDWSKRYHIICGIARGLVYLHHDSRLRIIHRDLKTSNILLDSEMSPKISDFGLARTFGGDQTEGNTSRVVGTYGYMAPEYAFDGQFSVKSDVFSFGILVLEIISGMKNRGFSQPSQSLNLIGHAWRLWKEGRPLDLMDSFLQESSALSEVVRCIQIGLLCVQYYPEDRPNMSSVVVMLGSENALSQPKEPGFLMNKRSHDQTDSSSSMFGSSSTNDITISQLEAR; from the exons ATGGATGTTCTCTGGGCTTTCTTTATCATAAACACCATTGTACTAGTTTTCTTCTCTGGATTCTCACATGGAGTAGATATGTTGACCTCCTCTCAGTCTCTTACTGATGGCGGGAACCTTGTTTCCAAAGAAGGAAAGTTTCAACTGGGCTTCTTCAGTCCTGGAAGCTCAAAGAACCGTTACTTGGGAATTTGGTACAAGAATATCCCAGGTCAAACTGTGGTATGGGTAGCAAACAGGAGAAACCCGGTCAATGACGGGTCTGGTTTGCTAAAGATAAACAGCACAGGCAATCTTGTACTTCTCAGTCAAAGAAAAGGTGTTGTTTGGTCATCAAACTCGACGAAAGAAGCTCGAAATCCAGTAGTGCAGCTCTTAGATTCCGGAAATCTTGTCCTCAGAGAGGCAGAACAGGATGGTAACTCCGAAAGTTATTTGTGGCAAAGCTTTGATTATCCAGCTGATACATTACTACCAGAGATGAAACTTGGGTGGGACTTGAGAACTGGTCTTGATCGACGTCTGTCAGCATGGACAAGTTCAGATGATCCATCTCCTGGCGACTTCACTACAGGGATAGCGCTATACAATTACCCTGATCCTTATGGGTGGAAAGGTTCAAACAAATACTTTCGGGCAGGTCCCTGGAATGGCCTCAGGTACAGTGGTGCTCGGAAGTTAAGGCCTAGTCCAAATTTTCAGCACAACTTTCAGTTGGTGTTTCAGTTTAACTTTGTATGGAATGAAGAGGAGGTGTACAACATGTTTtacctaaaaaataaatcagtGATTGCGAGGTACACTTTGAACCAAACCAACTATCAGGGTCAGCACTACATATGGAATGAAGAGAATAGCACTTGGCTGCTGTATTTATTCACACCTAGGGACTTCTGCGACTACTACGGACACTGCGGTGCGTATGGTAGTTGTGATAATTCTGAATCGCCACCATGTCAATGTTTAAAAGGTTTCAAGCCTAAGTCACCACTGTATTGGGATTCCTTGGACTTGACTCAAGGGTGTGAGCGCAATAAGCCACTAAACTGCGTGAAAGGAGATGGATTCATCAAATTTGGTGGATTGAAACTGCCAGATACGACAAATTCTTGGGTAAACAAAAGCATGAATCTCAAGGAATGCAGGGCCAAGTGCTTACAGAACTGTTCGTGTATGGCCTACACAAACACAGATATCAGGGGAGGAGGCAGTGGTTGTGCCATTTGGTTTGGTGATTTGATAGATATTACACAGCTAAAATCCGGTGGGCAGGATCTATATATTCGGATGTCTGCTTCTGAAACAG GAGCCGAAGGTGAGACTAAAATAAAGATAGCAGTGGCAATTGTCATATTCATTGTCATTTGTCTGCTTCTTGTCAGCTATTACCTGTGGAGAAGACATGCGAGGGTAAAAG gtggaaaagaaaatcatgGGGTTAATGACAGGAGCAACGAAGGGGCAGAGAAAGACTCAGAACTCCAATTATTCAACCTAGCTTTAATAGCTAAAGCCACCAATGACTTCTCAACTGGCAACAAGCTAGGCGAAGGTGGTTTTGGGCCTGTATATAGG GGAACTCTGGAAGATGGACAAGAAATTGCTGTGAAAAGGCTTTCGAGAAGCTCAGGACAAGGGTCAAATGAGTTCAAAAATGAAGTAGCACTTATAGCCAAACTTCAACATCGGAATCTTGTAAAGCTTCTCGGATGCTGCATGCAAGGAGAGGAAAGAATGCTGGTTTATGAATATATGCCAAACAAAAGCTTGGacttcttcatttttg ATAAAACAAGAAGCAAGCTATTAGACTGGTCTAAGAGATATCATATTATATGTGGTATTGCTCGGGGCCTTGTCTATCTGCATCATGATTCAAGGTTGAGGATTATACACAGAGATCTTAAAACTAGTAACATTCTTCTTGATAGTGAGATGAGCCCAAAAATTTCAGACTTCGGCCTGGCTAGGACATTTGGAGGAGACCAAACTGAGGGCAACACAAGCAGAGTTGTTGGAACATA TGGTTATATGGCACCAGAATACGCATTTGATGGGCAATTTTCAGTCAAATCAGATGTTTTTAGCTTTGGAATACTGGTGTTGGAGATAATAAGTGGGATGAAAAATAGAGGGTTCTCCCAACCTAGCCAAAGCCTTAACCTTATTGGGCAT GCATGGAGACTCTGGAAGGAGGGTAGGCCTTTAGACTTGATGGATTCATTTTTACAAGAGTCGAGTGCTCTATCTGAAGTAGTAAGGTGCATCCAGATTGGTCTGTTATGTGTGCAATATTATCCTGAGGACAGGCCAAATATGTCATCGGTGGTTGTAATGTTAGGTAGTGAGAATGCATTATCTCAGCCCAAAGAACCTGGTTTTCTAATGAACAAAAGATCACATGATCAAACAGATTCTTCGTCAAGCATGTTTGGATCATCTTCTACCAATGATATTACTATCTCACAGTTGGAGGCTCGATAG
- the LOC18593712 gene encoding G-type lectin S-receptor-like serine/threonine-protein kinase SD1-1 isoform X2: MCEMSPKISDFGLARTFGGDQTEGNTSRVVGTYGYMAPEYAFDGQFSVKSDVFSFGILVLEIISGMKNRGFSQPSQSLNLIGHAWRLWKEGRPLDLMDSFLQESSALSEVVRCIQIGLLCVQYYPEDRPNMSSVVVMLGSENALSQPKEPGFLMNKRSHDQTDSSSSMFGSSSTNDITISQLEAR; this comes from the exons ATGTG TGAGATGAGCCCAAAAATTTCAGACTTCGGCCTGGCTAGGACATTTGGAGGAGACCAAACTGAGGGCAACACAAGCAGAGTTGTTGGAACATA TGGTTATATGGCACCAGAATACGCATTTGATGGGCAATTTTCAGTCAAATCAGATGTTTTTAGCTTTGGAATACTGGTGTTGGAGATAATAAGTGGGATGAAAAATAGAGGGTTCTCCCAACCTAGCCAAAGCCTTAACCTTATTGGGCAT GCATGGAGACTCTGGAAGGAGGGTAGGCCTTTAGACTTGATGGATTCATTTTTACAAGAGTCGAGTGCTCTATCTGAAGTAGTAAGGTGCATCCAGATTGGTCTGTTATGTGTGCAATATTATCCTGAGGACAGGCCAAATATGTCATCGGTGGTTGTAATGTTAGGTAGTGAGAATGCATTATCTCAGCCCAAAGAACCTGGTTTTCTAATGAACAAAAGATCACATGATCAAACAGATTCTTCGTCAAGCATGTTTGGATCATCTTCTACCAATGATATTACTATCTCACAGTTGGAGGCTCGATAG